A region from the Aegilops tauschii subsp. strangulata cultivar AL8/78 chromosome 5, Aet v6.0, whole genome shotgun sequence genome encodes:
- the LOC141022792 gene encoding secreted RxLR effector protein 161-like, protein MQDVKPMKTPMPTNGQLNLDPNGKDVDQKVYRSMIGSLLYLCASRPDIMLSVCMCARFQSAPKESHFSAVKRILRYLVHTPNLGLWYPKGATFKLLGYSDSDWAGDKVDRKSTSGSCQFLGRSLVSWSSKKQNCVSLSTAEAEYIAAGSCCAQLLWMRQTLMDYGVKCDKVPLFCDNESAINIADNPVQHSRTKHIEIRHHFIRDHVAKGDIDLFHVNTEKQLADIFTKPLDEARFRELRHELNIVDISNLD, encoded by the coding sequence atgcaagatgtcaagcccatgaagacgcccatgcccacaaatggccaacttaatcttgatcccaatggtaaagatgtggatcaaaaggtatatcgctctatgatcggttctttgctttacctttgtgcatctaggccggatattatgttgagtgtgtgtatgtgtgcaaGATTTCAATCCGCTCCCAAGGAGAGCCATTTTTCGGCAGTGAAAAGAATCCTTCGATATTTGGTTCATACCCCAAACTTGGGCCTTTGGTACCCCAAAGGAGCAACTTTCAAACTATTAGGATATTCGGATTCGGATTGGGCCGGAGACAAGGTAGACCGCAAGTCCACTTCCGGGTCTTGTCAATTCCTAGGGAGGtcattggtaagttggtcttcaaagaagcagaattgtgtgtccctttcaaccgccgaggccgagtacattgctgcaggaagttgttgtgcacaattattatggatgaggcaaactttgatggattatggtgtcaaatgtgacaaagtgcctctattttgtgacaatgaaagtgcaatCAATATCGCCGACAATCCAGTGCAACATAGCCGAACCAAACATATCGagattcgtcatcacttcattcgagatcatgtggcCAAGGGAGACATTGATCTATTCCATGTCAACACCGAGAAGCAACTTGCCGACATTTTTACCAAGCCACTTGATGAAGCAAGATTCCGCGAGTTGAGGCATGAGCTGAATATCGTGGATATAAGTAACTTGGATTGA